One Oscillospiraceae bacterium genomic region harbors:
- a CDS encoding SLOG family protein, which produces MRTPEQMKELIIKVAEKDKRIRAVMLGGSRANADAPRDDWMDYDVGYVIDCEKSIKAMTKDLTWMDVLGDEVSVRITSAEKPDWSDGESYFILTQYADGTRIDLTFATVDAYHKTLESGDHGPAEIWLDKDGVFNLGHDNGLKYYVEAPDEKTYLVCCNEFWWIMPYVAKGLCRQEMSFAQTFLTHIREELVKALGWYVGMKNETPVTIGKFGKYLQKLLPPEIWREFAATYAGGEYPQMWSALFMAGELFGKVAQQVADHYGFAYPYKDEQRVTALLKSMQSDATKRIRATTCAFTGRRPQALPWGYDDGHPDARAFAKRISAEIERSYDAGYRNFICGMAQGVDLLACEQAILLKKTTCPELVLVAAIPGKDQTRNWPSEQIERYNACLKHCDVRRILSQFCNVETYHYRNRWMVDNASRLIAVWEGDPSGGTGRTVAYAESKGVDVVKIWWDEK; this is translated from the coding sequence ATGCGCACGCCTGAACAGATGAAAGAGTTGATTATAAAAGTTGCCGAGAAGGATAAACGCATTCGTGCCGTGATGCTTGGCGGGTCGCGGGCTAATGCTGATGCGCCGCGTGACGATTGGATGGATTACGATGTCGGATATGTTATCGATTGCGAAAAGTCGATTAAGGCAATGACCAAAGACTTAACGTGGATGGATGTACTCGGCGATGAAGTTTCCGTGCGTATTACGAGCGCAGAAAAGCCCGATTGGTCGGACGGGGAAAGCTATTTTATTTTGACCCAATATGCCGATGGCACGCGCATTGACTTGACATTTGCGACAGTTGATGCCTATCACAAAACGCTCGAATCCGGCGATCACGGTCCTGCTGAAATTTGGTTGGACAAAGATGGTGTATTTAACCTTGGGCATGACAACGGATTGAAATATTATGTTGAAGCACCCGACGAAAAAACATATCTCGTGTGTTGCAACGAGTTTTGGTGGATAATGCCGTATGTTGCCAAAGGCTTGTGTCGTCAGGAAATGAGCTTTGCGCAAACCTTTTTGACCCATATACGGGAAGAGTTAGTTAAAGCATTGGGTTGGTATGTTGGCATGAAGAACGAAACGCCGGTTACAATCGGGAAGTTTGGAAAGTATCTGCAAAAACTTCTGCCGCCGGAGATTTGGCGTGAATTTGCTGCGACGTATGCCGGGGGTGAGTATCCGCAGATGTGGAGTGCTTTGTTTATGGCAGGCGAGCTGTTTGGCAAGGTGGCGCAGCAAGTGGCCGACCACTATGGGTTTGCCTATCCGTATAAGGACGAGCAGCGCGTGACGGCGTTGCTGAAAAGCATGCAAAGCGACGCCACCAAGCGCATTCGCGCTACGACCTGCGCGTTTACGGGGCGGCGGCCGCAGGCTTTGCCGTGGGGCTACGACGACGGTCATCCCGACGCGCGGGCGTTTGCCAAACGCATCAGCGCCGAGATTGAGAGAAGCTATGACGCGGGGTATCGCAATTTTATTTGTGGCATGGCACAGGGCGTGGACTTGCTGGCGTGCGAACAGGCAATTTTGCTCAAAAAGACAACCTGCCCTGAGCTGGTGCTGGTGGCCGCCATTCCCGGCAAAGACCAAACGCGCAACTGGCCGTCGGAGCAAATCGAACGGTATAATGCCTGCTTAAAACATTGCGATGTGCGCCGTATTTTGTCGCAGTTTTGCAATGTGGAGACGTACCATTACCGCAATCGCTGGATGGTTGACAATGCCAGCCGTTTGATTGCCGTGTGGGAAGGCGACCCGTCGGGCGGAACGGGGCGGACGGTAGCGTATGCCGAGAGCAAGGGCGTTGATGTGGTTAAGATTTGGTGGGATGAGAAATAA
- a CDS encoding glycoside hydrolase family 26 protein: MKTKRALSLAVSLLMLLSMTNGVAFAADSPLSADSPNSWAVPYVLRAVELEIIDSQDLPEGVLFREGAPRWYIAELLANYMVVYSGAADLDEVVSNWLAVPGNEPGDIDFPDVPDTHPQYAQIMAMATMGVVTGGEFGGVFGFGPNHTLTRAEAAVGLTRMMEALGYTVVGFPAATDFADWLPPGQGGIQSWARGAVAFMYYHEVMLSTATTGTPPGDPLFIFNPNFAFQTQQLIAGMVRMLDEVEWRDPPQCQCMMSQVHFDIFDLVPGGWVSEPSAPGADNSVIVEVDDDAYRLINVGGSWPHTTYTMETPIPLLAADWDDMVLRYNIRVAGAANILFAHGDATQDNLYSLSYILSERTIGTADDDLPAGWYSGEIPLRELLAYMRQGQQITPFAGELFSLAAMRVFAVNGTVTFYSFSIETVFECIGEGCTAGTPDPNRPPEIEWLWRGQYAGSGFAGSGFFPNGVNIVDYAYYHNRERVDTIPGPVGNNDVKYVFYSQTEARVVNVNDGWAITLPTHDYTADFRLSGIRSQFHYGAYDGADSVLTVTREDQSPYSNTREGWNIFFGEWINRFIGSDTFLSNNDIGTVRAQSTRVHILPGFEVVTYNLRVEGRGNIERPYYDIAVIRRTGEYRVHYMLVRRSAREDVIGFDRLIAGFAVFSRNGRAQNDQTPFEPNIPDYWSAETRAYYEKLLNQETVDWGFFTRSMAGDQQPNWSWGNIALDRYHLNRTQNFLAEHMGLDSRFDFPILPTYTHLRGTGTAANGWRGVHIGMPLTLAREFAGGNGFNGRPVLQISYQFTTTNNGSLDVARSPMFDILNGDYDDQFRFEAQQLIAYGYPVLFRLNNEMNTDWVSYCGMITLMDPDIFVKTWEHMYNIFREEGADNLIWIFNPHTPTIPFGSWGEWQAYLPSMDTVHMLGITYYEMGNHPEFRSFRSMYTTIYNKYIPYFDNFPWSISEFAAGSGGERQWRDGGWQPTTRFRHVAQQTAWVNAMFNDFRNRQNHRYLQNIRIAVWFSVNDVVGLGWGQNRHYYSVNQLDIATHETMPTIHAFRDWFAEQS; the protein is encoded by the coding sequence ATGAAAACAAAACGCGCGTTATCGCTGGCGGTGAGTTTGTTGATGCTGTTGTCTATGACGAACGGCGTTGCGTTTGCAGCCGATTCCCCGCTGTCTGCTGATTCGCCCAACAGCTGGGCTGTGCCGTATGTGCTGCGGGCTGTGGAGTTGGAGATTATTGACAGTCAGGATTTGCCCGAAGGGGTGCTGTTTCGGGAGGGTGCGCCGCGTTGGTACATAGCTGAATTACTGGCCAATTATATGGTTGTTTACAGCGGCGCGGCAGACCTTGATGAAGTTGTTTCCAACTGGTTGGCGGTGCCGGGCAATGAGCCGGGCGATATAGATTTCCCTGATGTGCCGGATACGCACCCGCAGTATGCGCAGATCATGGCGATGGCGACGATGGGTGTTGTGACAGGCGGTGAGTTCGGCGGTGTGTTTGGCTTTGGGCCGAACCATACGCTGACGCGCGCTGAAGCGGCTGTCGGCTTGACGCGCATGATGGAGGCCTTGGGGTATACTGTGGTAGGTTTCCCGGCCGCGACTGATTTTGCCGACTGGCTGCCGCCGGGGCAAGGCGGTATTCAGTCTTGGGCGCGCGGGGCGGTTGCCTTTATGTATTACCATGAGGTGATGCTCAGCACGGCGACAACCGGTACGCCGCCGGGCGACCCGCTTTTCATCTTTAATCCAAATTTTGCGTTTCAGACACAGCAGTTGATCGCCGGTATGGTGCGTATGCTGGATGAAGTGGAGTGGCGCGATCCGCCGCAATGCCAATGCATGATGTCACAGGTTCACTTTGATATTTTTGATTTGGTGCCGGGCGGCTGGGTGAGCGAGCCGAGCGCGCCGGGGGCTGACAACAGCGTGATTGTTGAAGTTGACGACGATGCGTACCGACTTATCAATGTCGGCGGCTCTTGGCCGCATACGACGTATACGATGGAGACGCCCATTCCGCTGCTTGCGGCAGATTGGGATGACATGGTGCTGCGCTATAATATCAGGGTGGCAGGCGCGGCAAATATCTTGTTTGCCCATGGTGATGCTACACAGGACAATCTCTATTCGTTGAGTTATATTCTCTCTGAGCGCACGATAGGCACTGCCGATGACGACTTGCCTGCCGGCTGGTACAGCGGAGAGATACCGTTGCGCGAATTGCTTGCTTATATGCGCCAAGGGCAGCAGATAACGCCGTTTGCCGGCGAGTTGTTCAGTTTGGCGGCGATGCGTGTCTTTGCCGTCAACGGCACGGTCACATTCTACAGCTTCAGCATTGAAACGGTGTTTGAGTGCATCGGCGAAGGGTGTACGGCGGGTACGCCTGACCCAAACCGCCCGCCTGAAATCGAATGGCTATGGCGCGGTCAATATGCCGGCAGCGGATTTGCCGGCAGCGGCTTCTTCCCCAACGGCGTCAACATTGTCGATTACGCTTACTATCACAACCGAGAACGTGTTGACACCATCCCCGGACCTGTCGGCAACAACGATGTCAAGTATGTTTTTTATAGCCAGACAGAGGCGCGTGTCGTCAATGTCAACGATGGTTGGGCCATCACCTTGCCGACGCATGACTATACTGCCGACTTTCGGCTCAGCGGCATTCGCTCGCAATTTCATTACGGCGCGTATGATGGCGCCGACTCGGTACTTACGGTAACGCGCGAAGACCAAAGTCCGTATTCTAACACGCGCGAGGGATGGAATATATTTTTTGGCGAGTGGATCAACCGCTTTATTGGCAGTGATACTTTCTTGAGTAACAATGATATCGGTACGGTTCGCGCGCAGTCGACGCGGGTTCATATATTGCCGGGCTTTGAAGTTGTCACGTATAACTTACGCGTTGAAGGGCGCGGAAACATTGAACGTCCCTATTACGATATTGCTGTCATTCGCCGCACCGGTGAGTACCGGGTGCATTATATGCTCGTGCGCCGCTCGGCACGTGAAGATGTCATTGGCTTTGACAGGTTGATTGCCGGATTTGCCGTGTTCTCGCGCAACGGCCGGGCGCAAAATGACCAAACGCCATTTGAGCCGAATATTCCTGACTATTGGAGCGCCGAGACGCGTGCATACTATGAGAAACTGCTCAATCAGGAGACGGTTGACTGGGGTTTCTTTACTCGCTCGATGGCGGGCGACCAGCAGCCAAACTGGTCTTGGGGCAATATAGCGTTAGACCGCTACCATCTCAATAGGACACAAAATTTCCTGGCCGAGCACATGGGGCTGGACAGCCGATTTGACTTCCCCATTCTGCCCACGTATACGCATTTGCGCGGCACCGGCACTGCAGCAAACGGGTGGCGCGGCGTTCACATCGGCATGCCGTTGACGTTGGCGCGTGAGTTCGCGGGCGGCAACGGGTTTAACGGCCGTCCCGTATTGCAAATCAGCTATCAATTCACCACGACGAACAACGGTAGCTTGGACGTTGCGCGGTCGCCGATGTTTGACATTCTCAACGGCGATTATGACGACCAGTTCCGCTTTGAAGCGCAACAGCTTATCGCCTACGGCTATCCCGTCCTCTTCCGGCTCAACAACGAAATGAACACCGACTGGGTGAGTTATTGCGGTATGATTACGCTGATGGATCCTGACATTTTTGTCAAGACGTGGGAGCATATGTACAACATTTTCCGCGAAGAGGGTGCTGACAATCTGATATGGATTTTCAATCCCCATACGCCGACAATTCCGTTTGGCAGCTGGGGCGAATGGCAGGCGTATTTGCCCAGCATGGACACGGTGCATATGCTTGGCATTACCTATTACGAGATGGGAAACCATCCGGAGTTCCGGTCGTTTAGAAGCATGTATACGACGATTTATAACAAGTATATACCCTACTTCGATAACTTTCCGTGGTCGATTTCGGAATTTGCTGCCGGTTCGGGCGGTGAGCGGCAGTGGCGCGACGGCGGCTGGCAGCCTACCACGCGATTCCGCCATGTTGCGCAGCAGACGGCGTGGGTCAATGCCATGTTTAACGATTTTAGAAATCGTCAAAATCACCGCTATCTGCAAAACATCAGGATTGCCGTGTGGTTTTCGGTCAACGACGTGGTAGGCCTTGGTTGGGGTCAAAATCGTCATTACTACTCGGTCAATCAGCTGGACATTGCTACGCATGAAACCATGCCGACCATTCACGCGTTTAGGGATTGGTTCGCTGAGCAGAGCTAG